The DNA segment GCCTATTTCTTCAACATTTTAGTAGATTTTTTTTATTCCTCTTTTTACGTCTTATGAACGCAAAAAAACTTCAAATATTTTATCAAAATATTTTATATGTATGACCTAATGTTATAAATTTCACATCCCATTAAAAGCATGATATTTATTAAGTACATAAAAAGACCTCGTACATAGTACGAGGTCTTTTGAATTAGTCACGACGTGTACGCATAATACCACGATCGGCATTGCGTAAGAAGCGTAATAAATTTTCAATTTCTACAGAAGAATCAAGTTGCATTTCCATTTCTTCGATAGCCTTAGATAAACTAAAGCCAGAACGATAAATAATACGGAATGCTTGTTTTAAATCTCGGCGTACTTCTTCTGAAATGCCCGCACGAGACAATCCAACAGAGTTAAGGCCAATAACACGTGCTGGTTGACCATCAGCAATGACATATGGTGGAATATCTTGAACCACCTTTGCCATACCGCCAACCATTGCATTACGACCAATTTTAACAAACTGATGGATACCTGCAAGGCCGCCAATAACAACGCGATCTTCAACGATAGCGTGACCAGCAAGGCCTGCACAGTTACTCATAATTACATTATTGCCAACGATACAGTTATGAGCCACATGTGTACATGCTTGAAGCAAGCAATTATTACCTACACGTGTTTCTTCACCTTCTCCAGTAGCGCGGCTAATAGTTACGAATTCACGGATAACCGTTTCATCGCCAATATTACAATAGCTTTTTTCGCCTTTAAATTTTAAATCTTGCGGTTCCAACCCAATAGATGCATTAGGATAAATCTCACAACGCTTACCAATGGTTGTCCAACCACCAATTACAACATGTGCACCGATTTGTGTGCCATCGCCAATCTCGACGTGTTCGCCGATTACGGCGCCAGGACCTACGATTACATCTTTGCCCAATTTAGCATTTGGATGGACTATGGCTGTACTATGGATGTTGGATTCTGCATTTTCCATGCCTACAACTATCACTACAATCACTCCTCAATTATTATACAAGGGCAAACATGTATTCACCGCTAGCGCACAATTTGTCGCCAACATAGGCACGGCCTTCAACCTTACCCATTTTACCTTTGATTTTAACAATATCCACTTCCATGCGCACTTGATCACCAGGTTTTACAGGGTGACGGAAACGCACTTTATCAATACCTGTAAACATAGGTGTAAGACCGCGATTTTCTTCAGGATATAGTAATGCAATACCACCAACTTGAGCAATAGCCTCAGTCAATAGTACACCTGGCATTACTGGATTACCTGGGAAGTGTCCTTGGAAGAACAATTCGTTGAATGTAGCATTTTTAATGCCCACAGCACGTTTCATTGGTTCTAACTCAACGATGCGATCTACCAAAAGCATAGGATAACGATGAGGTAAAATTTCTAAAATGTCTTCGTGATTAAGAATCATGGCTGTGTCTCCCTTATTTCTTCCATTATACTGCGAGCCAATCTAGAATTTAATTCATGACTCGATTTTAAAGCAATTACATGACCTTCAATTGGTCCCAATAAGAATAAGTCGCCCATTACATCTAATGCTTTGTGACGAACTAATTCGTCGTCAAAGCGAGGTACAGACAAACACTTCTCATCATCATAAACTAAAGCATTATCAAGGTTACCACCTTTTGCAAGGCCCATAGCCTGTAATTGTTCTAATTCCTTCATAAATCCGATAGTTCTAGCAGCACTGATGTGTTCTTTAAAGTATTCTGGCGAAACTTCAAAATCACAATGTTGCGTGCCAAGTAACGGATGGCTGTTAATCGATGTAAATGTAATGCGATAGCCGTCATATGGCAAAATAACTACAAAGCGATCACCATCATAAATAGCGTGAGATCGTGTCACTTTATATACATGACGTGGCGCTGTTTGTTCTTGAATGCCTGCCTCTTCTATGAGACCTATAAAAACTGCACTACTGCCATCACCTACAGGAGGTTCAGGAGAATCCATCTCGATATAACAGTTATCAATATTCATAGCACTGAACGCAGCCATCACATGTTCTACAGTGAAAACCTTCGCTTCACCATTTTCCAATGTAGTAGCGCGCATAGTGTTCGTCACATTATCAATGTGTGCTCGCACAGAAGGATGACCTTCAATGTCCGTGCGGACAAACACAATTCCTGTATTTTCAGGTGCAGGTTTAAAAACCATATTTACTGGTTCACCGCTATGAAGGCCAATCCCTTGATATGAAACAGCCTGTTTAATTGTTTGTTGTGGCTTACTCATAAGAAAGTCCTTTCATAATCTGAATTCACGTTTACTATACACCAATATGTATTATACCCTATTTGCATAGGTGATACAAGAAATTTACCATATATTCAGTGATTTTGAAAGCATTTTTCACATAATTAAATTTATATAAATTTAATTATAAATACTGTATTATACACCATAAAAATAAAAGAGACTTTACTATGCTTAATTTATGCGGTATTTAAATCAATACTACATAAGTAGGCATGTAAAATCTCTTTATATTTATTAACTAGTGAAATACATCTGGAGGTGTTTCAATTTGTTCGCCATAGAAACGACGTGTCCACTTCCAACGATTGTGAAGCCAGAACCAATCTTCAGGATATCGACGAATATAATCTTCAATAAACTCATTTAAAAGAGTTGTGGTAACCGCTATATCACGCTTTTTATCATCTGTACGTTCCACATAAATTGGCGGATGTACCTCAATCTCATATTTTTCAGAAAACGGACTATAATGTATAGTCACAAAAATGATTGGTACATCTTGCATACGAGCTAATACAGCTGGACCTGCAGCCGTCAAAGTTTCATAACCAAAGAATGGAACAAGTACACCATCATCACCAGGATCCTGATCCATAATAAGGCCTAAGAAAGCACCTTTTTTAAGTTCATTGATCATTTCTCGTACACCAGTTTTATAGGTTACATGTTGGTGCATGATACGACGATATTCATTGATAAACTTGTCCGCATCACCATTCTGTTTCATTGCCACAGAAATCAACGGATACCCTTCCGAAGCAAGAACACCACCAAGGAGTTCCCAGTTACCACTGTGAACAGCGGCTAAGATTGCACCTCGACCATTTTCCAAGGCATCATCTAAGTACTCTCGATTAATAAACTCCACCATATCTTTGTATGCGCCATCCTTAATCTCTGGATAGCGTAATACATCAATAATCATGCGACCAAAGCGTGTAGTACTAGCTTTCGCAATACGTCGAGCTTCTTTTGGATCATCTGTAATATTACAGAATAGAATTTGGCCGATTGCTAGGCGCTTGCGTTTAGGCGGCACCGCTAGCCACGCAATTTCACCAAGCAATGTACCAATAGCATATTGCAAACCTTTAGGTAATAAGCAAATAAAGGCACTAAAGATTTTCATAAACCTATACATGGATTATTAGCTCTCCTTAAGCTGTGCTTTCAAAGCGTCAATTTCTTTTTGTAATTGTTTTACAGTTTTCACCATATCTGGCAAACGATTTTCATAAGCAGCCAATTTTAACCATTCTTTATGAGGTCTCATTGGATAGCCTGCCATAATAGAGTTGGATGGTACATTACCTGTAATACCAGTTTTACCAGCAAATTGTACATTATCACCAATCGTAATATGACCAGTACAACCAGTTTGTCCAGCAAAGATAACATGATTACCACATTTAGTACTTCCTGCAATACCAACCTGAGCGATTAGGAAGCAATCTTCACCAATCTCAACATTGTGACCAAGATGAACAAGATTGTCAATCTTCGTACCACGACGTACTAAAGTAGAGCCCATTGTAGCATTGTCGATAGTTGTACAAGAACCAACTTCAACATCATCTTCAAGAATAACATTACCAACTTGTGGTATATGTGTATGTACACCATTTTCTGTAGCAAAACCGAAGCCTTCGCCACCAATTACTGCTTTAGCACGTAATACAACGCGTTTGCCTAAAATACAATTTTCATGAACAATAGCACCAGCGTAAATATCAGAACCTTCACCAATACGCACATTATGTCCAATATAAACATATGGACGTATTGTTACATCATCACCAATGACTGCATTATCATTAATTACACAATAGGCACCAATAGCTACATTTCTGCCTATTGTTACATTTTTACCAATAATAGCTGTGCTATGCACTTCTCTAGGAACAACAACAGGTGGATGGAAGAGTTCTAACACTTGTGCAAATGCTGCTTTTGCATTATCGACTACGATTTGTGCTATCGGTGCATCTTTCACTTCAGATTCAACGATCACAGCACCCGCTTGGCATAACGCAATATGTTCAACATATTCACCTACTGCAAAAGTTATGGATTGTTTTACTGCTTGTTCAAAGCTACGTGTTTCAGTAATAACAATAGAGCCATCACCTACAACACGACCGCCTACTAATGTTGCGAGTTCCTGTAAAGTTTTTTCCAAGGTAAACTCCTCCCCCTGTGATAATTCTTAATTATTGTGCACTTTCTTCAGTATTAACTGCTGTAGCTTGACCAGATTGTTGAGCATTTTGTTGCGCATCTTGTTGTTCTTGCGCTTTAGCTGCATTTTCAGCTTCCTTGATTTGGTCATCAGAAGCTTTACCCATTTTAGCGATCAAGTCGTCAGTTACATCAGAACCGCCACCTACAACAGCACCTTTTTCAATAACTACATCAAGTTTTTTCTCTTTTACAAGTTCACCAACTTTTTGTTCCTGATATTGACGATATTCTTGAGCTTTTGCATTTGCAAAGGCATTTAATTCTTGATTAGCTTGGTTAAATACATTTTGTTTAGATGCTTCATCAGCAGCAGCAATTTTAGCATCTAGTTCAG comes from the Veillonella dispar genome and includes:
- the lpxD gene encoding UDP-3-O-(3-hydroxymyristoyl)glucosamine N-acyltransferase produces the protein MEKTLQELATLVGGRVVGDGSIVITETRSFEQAVKQSITFAVGEYVEHIALCQAGAVIVESEVKDAPIAQIVVDNAKAAFAQVLELFHPPVVVPREVHSTAIIGKNVTIGRNVAIGAYCVINDNAVIGDDVTIRPYVYIGHNVRIGEGSDIYAGAIVHENCILGKRVVLRAKAVIGGEGFGFATENGVHTHIPQVGNVILEDDVEVGSCTTIDNATMGSTLVRRGTKIDNLVHLGHNVEIGEDCFLIAQVGIAGSTKCGNHVIFAGQTGCTGHITIGDNVQFAGKTGITGNVPSNSIMAGYPMRPHKEWLKLAAYENRLPDMVKTVKQLQKEIDALKAQLKES
- the lpxA gene encoding acyl-ACP--UDP-N-acetylglucosamine O-acyltransferase, with translation MIVVGMENAESNIHSTAIVHPNAKLGKDVIVGPGAVIGEHVEIGDGTQIGAHVVIGGWTTIGKRCEIYPNASIGLEPQDLKFKGEKSYCNIGDETVIREFVTISRATGEGEETRVGNNCLLQACTHVAHNCIVGNNVIMSNCAGLAGHAIVEDRVVIGGLAGIHQFVKIGRNAMVGGMAKVVQDIPPYVIADGQPARVIGLNSVGLSRAGISEEVRRDLKQAFRIIYRSGFSLSKAIEEMEMQLDSSVEIENLLRFLRNADRGIMRTRRD
- a CDS encoding OmpH family outer membrane protein, whose amino-acid sequence is MNKRIKSLVLGASLVASMAILGGCGSNNVGYVDSVKVANSTEKGIEITKEINAKKAELDAKIAAADEASKQNVFNQANQELNAFANAKAQEYRQYQEQKVGELVKEKKLDVVIEKGAVVGGGSDVTDDLIAKMGKASDDQIKEAENAAKAQEQQDAQQNAQQSGQATAVNTEESAQ
- a CDS encoding lysophospholipid acyltransferase family protein translates to MYRFMKIFSAFICLLPKGLQYAIGTLLGEIAWLAVPPKRKRLAIGQILFCNITDDPKEARRIAKASTTRFGRMIIDVLRYPEIKDGAYKDMVEFINREYLDDALENGRGAILAAVHSGNWELLGGVLASEGYPLISVAMKQNGDADKFINEYRRIMHQHVTYKTGVREMINELKKGAFLGLIMDQDPGDDGVLVPFFGYETLTAAGPAVLARMQDVPIIFVTIHYSPFSEKYEIEVHPPIYVERTDDKKRDIAVTTTLLNEFIEDYIRRYPEDWFWLHNRWKWTRRFYGEQIETPPDVFH
- the lpxC gene encoding UDP-3-O-acyl-N-acetylglucosamine deacetylase, whose product is MSKPQQTIKQAVSYQGIGLHSGEPVNMVFKPAPENTGIVFVRTDIEGHPSVRAHIDNVTNTMRATTLENGEAKVFTVEHVMAAFSAMNIDNCYIEMDSPEPPVGDGSSAVFIGLIEEAGIQEQTAPRHVYKVTRSHAIYDGDRFVVILPYDGYRITFTSINSHPLLGTQHCDFEVSPEYFKEHISAARTIGFMKELEQLQAMGLAKGGNLDNALVYDDEKCLSVPRFDDELVRHKALDVMGDLFLLGPIEGHVIALKSSHELNSRLARSIMEEIRETQP
- the fabZ gene encoding 3-hydroxyacyl-ACP dehydratase FabZ produces the protein MILNHEDILEILPHRYPMLLVDRIVELEPMKRAVGIKNATFNELFFQGHFPGNPVMPGVLLTEAIAQVGGIALLYPEENRGLTPMFTGIDKVRFRHPVKPGDQVRMEVDIVKIKGKMGKVEGRAYVGDKLCASGEYMFALV